Part of the Bacteroidota bacterium genome is shown below.
GCCCATAGATGACTACATCCCACTCCTAATAATAGCTGCCATCATCTTAGGCCTATGGGCAATAAACAAACACAAAAAACAAAGTGCAATAACAGAATAGCTTCCGAAAGGAACTAGCCTTACCGGGAGCCTTTAGCTTAGAAATAAGCTCTAGCTATTCTCTCTCAAAAATTGCGCACTATTAACTAATCAATAGGAATAATGCTCCGGTCGTACACCAACGCAATTAATAAACAGGGAATTAGCTAAAGAGTACATCGATATTTGATTAGAAACAGTAAGGCCTTTGCTCAAAGCAAAGGCCTTACTGTTTCTATCATCACATACGATATATCCACGAAGCAGGATTCTGCTCATTCTTATCATACCAAAGCTGGAACTTCAATACAGTATCACCGGTTCTTGAGTTGGTATATACTTCTCCTATTTTTTGTTTTGTCGAAACTTTCTGTCCTTTCTTGACGTAGATTTTACTGAGGTTTGAATATACTGTGTAATAGTTACCGTGTTGTACAAGTATAGTTTTTGCTCCTCCCTTCGATAATATCACCGAACTTACCTCACCGTCGAAAATTGCTCTTGCTACCGAACCCTTTTCTGTGGCAATATCAACCCCATGGTTAACAATAATAATATTTTTCATTGTCGGATGGGGATGTTTCCCATATCGGCTTACTACTACTCCCCTCTCTACCGGCCAGGGTAATTTATCCTTATTTAATTTAAAATTATCAGCAAGAGCTTTGGCTTCGGCAGTCAACTCAAATTTAACTCCGCTATTATCAGCTTTATTCTCCTTTCGGGCTTTCTCTCTTGAAAGCCTGATCTCTTCCATTATTATCTTCTGAATTTCGGATTGCAAAGCATTAGATTTTTTCTGTTTAGATCTAATTTCCGACAACAACTTCTTATTCTTGCGTTTCAAACCTCCCAACACATTCTCCTTTTGAACCTTCTCAGATTCAAGGCTTGATTTTTCTTCTTCCTTCGAAGTAATAAGACTCAGTTTATCTTTTTTCTCCTGCTTTAATTTTTCTATTGTTGCGGCTAATTTTGTGCTGTGTTTTTCAATTTTATCCCCCTGCTCTTTTCTATACCTGGTATATTGCTCCATATACTTTAGCCGTTTTAAAGCCTGATTAAAATTATCGGAAGAAAGTAAGAACAAAATTCTGTTATAAGAAGAACTCGATTTATATGTCTGAAGAATGATACGCGCATAATCAGCTTTTAAATCCACCAATTCTGATTCAAGTTCGACTGTTTGGATTTGTTTATCCTTTATATTTTTTTCAATAAAAACTATCTCCCTGCCTATGTTATCGATTAAGCCTTCGCGAATATTAATTTTAGTGGCAATATTTCTAACCTGTGCAACAGAATACTTTGATGCTTTTTTATTCTCATCCAACAAAGTATTTACATAGCTTATTTCCTTTTGAAGCTCTATTTTTTGCTTTTGGAGTTCCTCTTTTCTGTTACTTTGCGCAAAAGTAACTGTGCCAGATAAAACACAAAGTATGAGGAAGGTTAGTTTAAAAAATCGCACCTGATATAAATTATTTAGTTTACTACTATTTTATTGAGCTAATATATTAATACTAAAATTATTCTTGCCAATTTTTAACCTGATAATTCAATTTAGCCCTGTTCAAAAAGATGATTAATTTGTCTTAATTTCCACCTCCTTATATCCTTTTGGAATTCGAAATGGAAAAGAGAGTTTATTATCTACCTTTATCCCTTTATACTCTACATCAACTATAGTTGATTTTCCATTAATTATCTGCAAATTAATATCATTCGGGATTTTGTATTTTTTATTAATAGATTTAAATCTCTCGTTTTTCACAATTAATGTAGTACTCCTGTCGGGCAAAGCCAACATTTGTCTTTCAAGCTCAAAATTAACAGGATTATACCAATAACGCCTTATGTAGTCTCCATTATTAACTCCTCTTTTGGTAAGTTTTCTGTTATTATCGTATTCCAGCAACAATGAATTCTTAGATAGAAGAGTTTCATATTTATTAGTCCTGATTTCCTGCAACGGATTTCCCAATAACAATGCCTGAATTTGATAAAAATCTAATTCTGCACCCAGTAATTCT
Proteins encoded:
- a CDS encoding peptidoglycan DD-metalloendopeptidase family protein; amino-acid sequence: MRFFKLTFLILCVLSGTVTFAQSNRKEELQKQKIELQKEISYVNTLLDENKKASKYSVAQVRNIATKINIREGLIDNIGREIVFIEKNIKDKQIQTVELESELVDLKADYARIILQTYKSSSSYNRILFLLSSDNFNQALKRLKYMEQYTRYRKEQGDKIEKHSTKLAATIEKLKQEKKDKLSLITSKEEEKSSLESEKVQKENVLGGLKRKNKKLLSEIRSKQKKSNALQSEIQKIIMEEIRLSREKARKENKADNSGVKFELTAEAKALADNFKLNKDKLPWPVERGVVVSRYGKHPHPTMKNIIIVNHGVDIATEKGSVARAIFDGEVSSVILSKGGAKTILVQHGNYYTVYSNLSKIYVKKGQKVSTKQKIGEVYTNSRTGDTVLKFQLWYDKNEQNPASWIYRM
- a CDS encoding DUF4292 domain-containing protein, producing MKIRRGSLIFLAFAAVFFINSCGSKTATTEYGEVELLSPKKVVEKSEVNFPTPEYLSATLKIKYKSNNAKSSFTAKLRMEKDKQIWVNISFLGISFARGIITPEGVSMYERQNGTYFKGDFEYLSELLGAELDFYQIQALLLGNPLQEIRTNKYETLLSKNSLLLEYDNNRKLTKRGVNNGDYIRRYWYNPVNFELERQMLALPDRSTTLIVKNERFKSINKKYKIPNDINLQIINGKSTIVDVEYKGIKVDNKLSFPFRIPKGYKEVEIKTN